TTTCATATCAAATCGTGAGACCAAAGTACAGGTACAACTCATTAATTTGGTAATTCCgtaaaatctcttagaaaaatgACCAAAGTACCCTAATCAGTCGATCAGTCTCCAAAATTTATCAGCATGGGcagaaaaagttaaaaaaaaaaaggggcCACCGGGCAAATTACTAAGAGGACAGTACGGGTAAGAGGGAGATAGGAGGAGGAATTATGAATACCTGACGGGCAGATGCTTTTCTGTACACGAGCATATGAGCAAGGGCCGGTATAATGTAGACTGTGAAGCTGACAAGAAGTGCACCAACAGCAGAATTAATGGGCCCGAAGAATGGAAAAATAATTGCAAGGAACCATATCGGTACTACCACAGGCAGTCTAGCGAGTGCCCTTAAGCATATACTCTTCGTATCGTGCATTCCTATTACTTTCTCCCATACGAAATACAATGGTGTACATGCGAACCCAAATGTGATGAACTGCACAAAGACAAAGTTGAATTAGCAAGACGAACAAATTACAaactcagaagaaaaaaaatgaaattggaaagctTTGGGGACGAAGAATGTGATCAAATGATTACTTGATGAATAAGCATTAAGATGACGGCAGTATCACGCCAAGCGTTCTTAGGAAGAAGAGAGAAAGCATTGGAGTGGTTTAGAAGTTGATCACCGAACGCCCAATAAACCGCTGAGGCCGAGGGCAGGGTTAATGTGAATACGTATAATGTGGCGATCAAGTATATGTACTTGAACTTTTGTGGCTTCCACATTGCATGCATGATTTCACTGAAAAAAATTAGGCACTACCACAAAATCAGTATAATAACTCAAGGttaaagaaaataaagaatatGGTAAATTACCAGAGACCATAATCACCCTCTTCATGGCCTTGCAGTTAAACTCTAAATCTAGGACTGAAAAACCCTTTTGAAGTCGACTCATTGAAAGTCGTGCCGGCTATTTGGGCCACCAATAAGGGTCACGGAGAGAATTTTCTCGTATAAGATTTAACACAAGGAATTTACAGTCTGACTCAAAGCTATCTATCATCTGGGTTAGGTGATTGTTCCATTATTTGGTCACACGGACTAAAGAAGAATCCTAACTTTCATTCCTCCTATAGCCTTTTTAGTTTACCAAAAGTTAAAAAGAATAACAGTCAGCCACACAGACAGTGAGTCAGGGTGCACAAACTGTACTTCTAATGATTCATGAAATGGGTAATATCGTCACATAAACATGATTAGTTGAATCGGTCGCCCAGCATAAAAAGCTGCAACTTACACAGTAACAGCATGACCACCGAAAGTGTAGAGAATATTTGTGGCTCCGGTGAAATACAACACCAGTTTTGTGGGAGCAGTATGTTGAACATCTTCAACCTGTTCATCAGGGCCATAAGTTTCCGTTAAGCCAATCAAATTAGAACTGACCGGATATTAAATTTTACTATGATGATAATTACATACCTGGCCGTGAACCAAAGCGGCAATGGTCATATACCAAGCAGTATAAGTGGTCATACCAAGACCAAGAAACGACCAAATACGGTAATTGTGAAATGAAGGTATGAACACAGTTGTTGCACAGCAGGCTCCAAATATGTATGTCCATGTTCTTTTGTCCAGTCTATCATTTATGTAGTAAATGTTACTGTCATCAAAGAAAAAAATTCATCAGTTCAATAATTTCATCGGAAAATGATTAATCgtcggtaaaaaaaaaaaagaaaaaatctcacCTTGCACAGGCTATAAGCTGAATGACAGTACCAAAGAGGAGAAAGGTGCAATTAAAAGCCAATCCAATTGCTTTCCAGTAAGGTCCTAACAACCCATCAAGCACTTCAAACCACTTTACATCATTAATCAAACAGGGAAACTCAATTAGTAAATGATTAAAAATTCTGGATAAGTAAGAACATGTAATCAATCTTCATCGTTTCTTTCTTTGTTTAAATTTACCTGAATAACATGGTTCTTAAAGTTgacattctctttttcttttcgactTCGATATTCGATGTAAAGAACACTAATAAGGTAAGCTGTCCAACTACCAACGATACCGTAAAAAAGTTGAAAGATTATCCCTGATAACATTCCAAGTTGCGAAAACGAATATGGTAGTGTTAACAGCACTTGGGCTACCTgcaatatacaaaaaaaaatcaaattcacaTTCAATTTTGGCCGTGATTGATTAAATTTCCTGGTAAGAATTTAGTTAATATACATACTTGATTTGAAGCGCAACTAAACCAAGCATCATAAACAGAACCACCATGCCAAAGAAAACTCTTGACGTTAAacattgattgatcttcattttCACCTTGATCTCTGCTTCTTCCTCCGCCATCATCTTCAGTCTCGTTGTAACTTGATACTATTGCTTCTTCACCTGGTTTCGACGACATTTCTTTTCAAACTGTGTCACCTCAAAACTCCGAAACGCATGAATATGTATGGAGAAAGAGATCTGCTGCAGAGAAGGAAAAGGAAACAGTAAATAAGACAAAAGAGAAAACCGAAACTGattatgaaagaaaagaaaatgatagGGAAATGAAAACAAATTAACAACCCCAGATCTGGAAAACATTTCACCAAATTCTCTAATGGTAACAAAAACAAACCCCATTTTTTTATACAAAAGTAAACCTCAAAATATGGATATTAACGTTTCTCGCGAATGAGTGTTTGAAACTGAAAAAACAAATCCTCTgtttacagaaaaaaaaaaaaagacttaatTAATTAAGTAATCTCATATGACAATGAATGTTCCATAATCTTTCTTCACGTCTGCAGTTCAGAGATGCAAGTGATGACAGAGGATGCAACTGTCGATGAGTTTATACAGAGAACAAGAGTTTATTCACTTTTGTTCACCTTATTATGTACTGTGAATCAGGATTGTACAGAATCAGTGAAATTACAAGCAGGGAGAGTGAAGAAGAATTGAAGCCTGGTCTGGTTTGATGAGAAGAATTACAAGTACGAATGACACcaatttgaaattttttgttttcttgattcgtATTCgtttagaagaagaaggagaggaaTCAAGATCTAAAGAAAAAGACGTTCTTCTGATCACTTCGAAAAAATTTTAAGTACCGGATTCAATTAAAACGAAAGCTTTCTTCTTTTTATAGCTCTCGTAAACGGCTTCCACTATTTTACTTTAATCAACCTCACATGATTGTGAATTTAATTTTAATCCTTGTAGTGTTAAACTAATTAGGTACTGAATATCCCAGCACTTAATATAGCCCCCTTCCCAATTAATTCTGTTTCTCCATTCTTTCATTTATCCAACTTTTGAAGACTACAAAGTTTCTTTCTTCCTTTTAAATTTTCGAGGCTGCTGAGGCACGGATGAAATCTTTAGTGtcgtaagaaaagaaaacaatcagTGCAACTTTATCAAACAGGTTTGGAACTTGGAAGCATTTGAACATCTTATGCAATGCAATTTTATCAAACGGGTTTGGGAGCTTTTCAacatcaaaacataaattatttaTAAAGTAGGTTGACTAACAGTATGACGCagttagtattattatgtaatacaTGGGAGGTTAGATTTTCATGAATGGCTAGCAAATTGGTTTGAGGAAACAAATAGAGATAATATGTTTATTTTTGCAGCATTGTAATATGATATGTATAGAAGGCACGACGTAACTTAACGTTTAGAAAAGAAACTCAAAATAATGCTGGCACGACATATACGATTGTAATAAGATTAATAAATAATATGGCCACAGTTTACAATTCTGACTACAGTACTACACAAACCATGTTTATAATCCTTCGGCTGATAATATATTTTTTAATGATAACACCACCACAGAACCAAAGACTAATTCCCTTCATAAGTTATAGGATTATTAATGTCAAACCCTATAACAAGTTCTAGAATAGGGCTAACTCTTATAAATTATGCAGGTTACACAATTTAAGTAAGGAGAACTTCTGAAAATAGCTCAACAAGAGAGGAACCGGAGATGATgggtgttgaagcggcttttcAGTGGTCAACGAAATTGAGTGGACATACAATTACTTTTCAAAGCGACCCCGAACCAAGTCTCCAGCTGCTCAAAGAATGTACGTGAAAGTCAAAGAAAAAATCTCAAGCACACAATATATACAAACTAAATCAAACTTCCAACATTAGCTCCATATATCCTCTGAGTAAAGAATCTCTTTAAACTGCTTGTCTCCGGAATAAGATTTCTATCATTTCTTACAGGAGGCCCATACATGCATAACAAACCCCAACTGTAACTCAAAATCTGACTGACTTGACAATGAATGAGATTTAAATTACTCTTTgtcatgttcaccttgacttaATCATGCCATAATAGGATCAAACCACCTTAAATTCCTATAAATGGTACTATAAATTGCTCACCAAAATTTAACTGAGAAATGAGCTTACTAGCCTTGTAATTATCAAGTTTGGTTTCAGACAAGAAAACGATATTAGGATTAAATCCTTCAAGAAGGATTTTAGTGACGCATTGTCGACGAATTCCTTAACCCTCGATAATTCCAAAAATAGACTAACATTGATCTTGTGGCTGATTTAGGACAGCCACAACACCCACAACTTCAACATTCAACATTCAACAAATCCAATATCCATTCGAGATACAGAGCATTTTTCTTGCCAGTAAGAATTCCTCCTCTGAAGAATTTTCCTGAGAAGGTCACCCGAATATTAATGTTTTCTTGCTACAAAAAGGGCTAATATATGAGATATCATACAAATCATAAATTGTTCTAAATTAAAAGTAAATTTTCTAATTTtgtgatatttttatttatttttttcactaGATTTTAATACCACCATAAAATCTTGTAATATTTAATCTagtaaaattattttttaaagcAAACTATAAAACTTATGTAAAAATTTATACAATATAGGCCTATAGTTACAAAATCTAAGAGGATTACCTAGAATTCAAAGACAAATCCAGTAATTTCTCGTAATTCTAGGGAGGGCAGATGTCCTCTATGGTTTTCACTTGCCTAAGTCATTGCTCGGATTGTTCCATGACGGCAACAGATATTTACCACCCATACCACCTAAAGAAGGCCAATACGAGGTAGTTGCAAATTCACCGATTCCATCAATTACCACTCATACCACCTAAAGAGGGCCAATACGAGGTAGTTGCAAATTCACCGAttccatcaattaaaataactGGGATTTGGTTCTATTCGAAAGCTTAACTGAGTAAAATTAATGCAGACACATAATCCGTTGTATTGCCTAGTGTCtaaaatttctatttttttttgtttttcttaattaCCAAAGACAATTTATtgattgtgaaaaagcgggggtctaacaaccacacccgatacttcgtttggaaatatgaatagacaaactccaatatactttcaatagaatcaactagacagttagactcaatctagagaaaagtatatcaaagagttttatatctctatctcttaattcaatctgcaatcaaggAATTTgctagcccgattgaatataagagaaataacttgaacggtaccaaagaccaatgttcaaggatcaatcaatttcaatcaacatccaaaggttggatttaccaattgatcgattcaacgcacaacttgtgatatttcaattatataacaaaatataatgcggaaaagaaataacaaagacaccagaattttgttaacgaggaaaaccgcaaatgcagaaaaaccccggaacctagtccagacttgaacaccacaccgtattaagtcactacagacactagcttactatcaatgaacttcgaactggactgtagttgaaccctaatctatctcacactgattcgaggtacagtcgcgctccttatgtctctgatcctagcaggatactacgcacttgattcccttagctgatctcacccacaaccaagagtttctacgacccaaagtcgatgagttgataaaaaaatctgtctcacacagaaaagtctatatgaatagataaatctgtctcccatagaaatacctacgagttttgttccatcttttgataaatcaaggtgaacaggaaccaattgatataccggacttatattcccgaagaacaacctagaaatatcaatcacctcagaataatcttaatcgtatggtagcgaaacaaaatattgtggaatcacaaacgatgagacgaagatgtttgtgactgcattttatcttgcctatcggagattaaatctcgagccaatattaaagaagatagtactcaaatacgatagaaacagcaagatcagatcacgcaactacacagAAAatatgggtctggcttcataatcccaatgaagtctttaagtcgttaaactacagggtttcgtgaaaaacctaaggttaaagtagaatcgactctagcttatgcaactagtatcatataggaggtgtggggattaggtttcccaattgctagagttctcctttatatagttttcaaatcagggtttgcaatctaagttaccttagtaacaaatcattcaatattaaccgatagatgaaaacctgattagattcaagctaatatctttcaaccgttagatcgaacttagcttgttatacacaaatgaaatgtaccctcatttcggtttagtaaccgtacctaaacgtgtacaccattggCTCAATCGTAGTTAACCGatgttagctatatgaacactctcatatcaaccttattcatcttaaccataactagttcaaataactcaaataaaactggttaaagagtttttcaattgctatattctcataaaagtatacaagaacacaattgaagaaaaatcggtttgattcactcgaatgaattcatgaacattatagccacggtttgcaaagaatgcattccttaatataaaaatgtattagttcatgagccaaccgattttagaactttaaccactcaagtatgccaacgggtacgcatacttagtacacttccaaaacccagcagaaattcccggacctataccttacgcaagtatgcgtaccggtatgtgtacttggtacacggaatttcacaactacaagtacgcatacgggtatgcatactttagttccggtcatggatcacatacatgcaagaatgcacactatgtttataatccaatgatggttaagcattctaaactcttatttcaatcattgaaactttctt
This portion of the Papaver somniferum cultivar HN1 chromosome 11, ASM357369v1, whole genome shotgun sequence genome encodes:
- the LOC113321850 gene encoding auxin transporter-like protein 2, coding for MSSKPGEEAIVSSYNETEDDGGGRSRDQGENEDQSMFNVKSFLWHGGSVYDAWFSCASNQVAQVLLTLPYSFSQLGMLSGIIFQLFYGIVGSWTAYLISVLYIEYRSRKEKENVNFKNHVIQWFEVLDGLLGPYWKAIGLAFNCTFLLFGTVIQLIACASNIYYINDRLDKRTWTYIFGACCATTVFIPSFHNYRIWSFLGLGMTTYTAWYMTIAALVHGQVEDVQHTAPTKLVLYFTGATNILYTFGGHAVTVEIMHAMWKPQKFKYIYLIATLYVFTLTLPSASAVYWAFGDQLLNHSNAFSLLPKNAWRDTAVILMLIHQFITFGFACTPLYFVWEKVIGMHDTKSICLRALARLPVVVPIWFLAIIFPFFGPINSAVGALLVSFTVYIIPALAHMLVYRKASARQNAAEKPPYFLPSWTAMYVINIFIVVWVLIVGFGFGGWASMTNFIRQVDTFGLFAKCYQCKPAAPAAPSPKSLRH